Proteins encoded in a region of the Nicotiana tomentosiformis chromosome 9, ASM39032v3, whole genome shotgun sequence genome:
- the LOC104086487 gene encoding clathrin interactor EPSIN 2 isoform X1 has product MKKAFGQTVRDIKRGVNKNVLKVPSIEQKVLDATSNEPWGPHGSLLADIAQASRNYHEYQMIMAVIWKRISDTGKNWRHVYKALTVLDYLVANGSERVIDEIREHVYQISTLTNFQYIDASGRDQGSNVRKKSQSLVVLVNDKERIQEVRQKAATNRDKFRNTSVGDVHQPGSYSSSGGYGDRYEEDRYGGRDEERNGYGRDEDKYGRYGDSYSRDGDHYGRGYDERSRDGNRDDDHRGRSQSVDDYSYDSRSRSSDRDRNCAYDDDGQYSSRGSGARAEDRPQDGSVTDMRLERRFSEQNLDAPPSYEEAIGTSRSPTRSERNGETPSASAPKSSSPHSIGSPNQATTPAPAPTAASLPTPVPAAAPPENKDIESFDEFDPRASFSVAGAQSNGAMPTTSGGTEVNLLGSLSEPFSSNSLALVSATTTTSEVNPFGPTSSEPMFGGASPASSVPNQMFEDPFGDGPFKAVPTSDTLQIQPQNIAPPSFLPNSNQSAEVFLSVPQSAEVPSTTYAAPNYAQQELSTSNHDIDILVDILPPSAPSPSVHPSNDHAIPSAQLAAQTGFPSDSWLAAQPTGHAASLTGFAAQPGLQSPQTSFPIHGQPVSQIGFSGQTSNSPSFGGYSVQPGQTPHTSFGPQNGPSSLNGFPSASGSFPHPGIQVTAGHSLQTTANFGGYSTGLGSTGSVSMQIGQTPTGSSFLAQPATASDIPSQMNLQYSQNQTSNFSVPPQSTPVSTPLISSNQPAKDKFETKSTVWADTLSRGLVNLNISGPKTNPLADIGVDFDAINRKEKRMEKPSTAPVTSTVTMGKAMGSGSGIGRAGAGALRPSSNPMVGSGMGMGMGMGAGAPGASASMGAYGVNQHMGMGMGMNRPMNMGMGMNFGQGVHMQQPTGFPPGSTMPGGYNPMMGNGNYGQQSFGGGYQ; this is encoded by the exons ATGAAGAAGGCCTTTGGTCAAACTGTGAGAGACAT CAAGAGAGGGGTGAACAAAAATGTTCTTAAGGTCCCTTCAATAGAACAAAAA GTGCTTGATGCGACTAGCAATGAGCCCTGGGGTCCTCATGGATCACTTCTTGCAGATATAGCTCAGGCTTCAAGAAACTA TCATGAGTACCAAATGATTATGGCTGTAATTTGGAAGCGTATCAGTGATACTGGAAAGAATTGGCGGCATGTGTACAAG GCTTTAACTGTTTTGGATTATTTAGTAGCCAATGGGTCTGAGCGTGTCATAGATGAAATAAGGGAACACGTATACCAGATATCT ACGTTAACCAATTTTCAATACATTGACGCTAGTGGAAGAGATCAAGGAAGCAATGTGAGAAAGAAATCTCAGAGTCTTGTTGTTCTTGTAAATGATAAGGAGAGGATCCAAGAAGTCCGCCAAAAGGCAGCTACCAATAGGGACAA ATTCCGCAACACATCAGTGGGTGATGTGCATCAACCTGGTTCGTATTCCAGTTCAGGAGGGTATGGTGACAGATATGAGGAGGATCGTTATGGAGGCAGAGATGAAGAGAGAAATGGCTATGGAAGAGATGAGGATAAATATGGCAGGTATGGTGACTCATACAGCCGTGATGGGGATCACTATGGTAGAGGTTATGATGAACGCAGCCGAGATGGAAACAGGGATGATGATCATCGTGGAAGAAGTCAAAGTGTAGATGATTATAGTTATGACTCAAGAAGTAGGAGCTCTGACAGAGACAGGAATTGTGCTTATGATGATGATGGTCAATATTCTTCTAG AGGAAGTGGTGCAAGGGCTGAGGATCGTCCTCAAGATGGAAG TGTTACTGATATGCGGCTAGAAAGAAGGTTTTCTGAACAAAACCTTGATGCACCTCCCAGTTATGAGGAAGCTATTGGTACATCACGAAGCCCCACACGTAGTGAAAG GAATGGGGAAACACCTTCAGCATCTGCTCCTAAATCTTCTTCTCCTCATTCAATTGGGAGTCCAAACCAAGCAACCACCCCTGCTCCTGCTCCAACTGCTGCTTCATTGCCCACTCCAGTACCAGCTGCTGCTCCACCCGAGAACAAGGATATTGAGAGTTTTGATGAATTTGATCCCCGGGCTTCTTTTTCAG TGGCCGGAGCTCAATCGAATGGTGCCATGCCAACTACTTCCGGTGGCACTGAAGTGAATTTACTTGGCTCCTTGTCTGAGCCATTCTCCTCCAATTCATTAGCCCTTGTATCAGCAACTACAACCACCTCTGAGGTTAATCCTTTTGGGCCTACTAGTTCTGAACCTATGTTTGGCGGAGCATCACCTGCATCTTCTGTCCCTAACCAG ATGTTTGAGGATCCTTTTGGTGATGGTCCGTTCAAAGCTGTACCAACCTCAGATACATTGCAAATTCAGCCGCAGAACATTGCTCCTCCATCTTTCCTTCCCAACTCAAATCAAAGTGCTGAGGTTTTTCTGTCAGTCCCTCAGAGTGCTGAGGTCCCGAGTACAACATATGCAGCACCCAATTACGCTCAGCAGGAGCTGTCCACATCCAACCACGATATTGATATATTGGTTGATATTCTCCCGCCTTCTGCTCCTTCACCTTCTGTGCATCCCTCGAATGACCATGCGATCCCAAGTGCCCAACTTGCGGCACAGACAGGTTTTCCATCTGACAGTTGGCTAGCTGCACAGCCAACAGGTCATGCTGCTTCACTAACAGGTTTTGCAGCTCAGCCTGGTTTACAGTCACCGCAAACAAGTTTTCCCATCCATGGGCAACCTGTATCTCAGATTGGGTTCTCTGGTCAAACGAGCAATTCTCCATCTTTTGGTGGTTATTCAGTTCAACCTGGCCAAACACCACATACAAGTTTTGGGCCGCAAAATGGCCCTTCATCTCTTAATGGCTTCCCATCTGCATCGGGTTCCTTTCCCCACCCTGGAATTCAGGTCACTGCTGGTCACTCTCTGCAGACTACTGCTAACTTTGGAGGCTACAGCACAGGATTGGGATCTACAGGTTCAGTTAGTATGCAAATCGGTCAAACTCCTACTGGATCATCTTTCCTTGCGCAGCCAGCTACGGCATCCGATATACCTTCACAAATGAATCTTCAATATTCACAAAATCAAACAAGTAATTTTTCCGTACCCCCACAGTCTACTCCAGTTTCAACACCTCTCATCAGCAGCAACCAGCCAGCCAAAGACAAATTTGAGACAAAATCTACTGTTTGGGCGGATACGCTGAGCCGTGGATTGGTCAATTTGAACATTTCTGGAC CTAAGACAAATCCTTTAGCTGATATTGGtgtggattttgatgctattaaCCGCAAGGAGAAGAGGATGGAGAAACCTAGTACAGCCCCTGTGACATCAACTGTTACCATGGGCAAAGCAATGGGTTCTGGTTCTGGTATTGGTCGTGCTGGCGCAGGTGCTCTAAGGCCTTCATCAAATCCAATGGTAGGGTCTGGCATGGGCATGGGAATGGGTATGGGTGCTGGTGCTCCTGGAGCGAGTGCGAGCATGGGAGCATATGGAGTAAACCAGCATATGGGCATGGGAATGGGGATGAATAGACCAATGAACATGGGAATGGGCATGAACTTCGGGCAAGGAGTCCACATGCAACAGCCAACTGGATTTCCTCCTGGATCTACCATGCCAGGAGGCTACAATCCCATGATGGGCAACGGTAACTATGGCCAACAATCATTCGGTGGTGGATACCAATGA
- the LOC104086487 gene encoding clathrin interactor EPSIN 2 isoform X2 — MIMAVIWKRISDTGKNWRHVYKALTVLDYLVANGSERVIDEIREHVYQISTLTNFQYIDASGRDQGSNVRKKSQSLVVLVNDKERIQEVRQKAATNRDKFRNTSVGDVHQPGSYSSSGGYGDRYEEDRYGGRDEERNGYGRDEDKYGRYGDSYSRDGDHYGRGYDERSRDGNRDDDHRGRSQSVDDYSYDSRSRSSDRDRNCAYDDDGQYSSRGSGARAEDRPQDGSVTDMRLERRFSEQNLDAPPSYEEAIGTSRSPTRSERNGETPSASAPKSSSPHSIGSPNQATTPAPAPTAASLPTPVPAAAPPENKDIESFDEFDPRASFSVAGAQSNGAMPTTSGGTEVNLLGSLSEPFSSNSLALVSATTTTSEVNPFGPTSSEPMFGGASPASSVPNQMFEDPFGDGPFKAVPTSDTLQIQPQNIAPPSFLPNSNQSAEVFLSVPQSAEVPSTTYAAPNYAQQELSTSNHDIDILVDILPPSAPSPSVHPSNDHAIPSAQLAAQTGFPSDSWLAAQPTGHAASLTGFAAQPGLQSPQTSFPIHGQPVSQIGFSGQTSNSPSFGGYSVQPGQTPHTSFGPQNGPSSLNGFPSASGSFPHPGIQVTAGHSLQTTANFGGYSTGLGSTGSVSMQIGQTPTGSSFLAQPATASDIPSQMNLQYSQNQTSNFSVPPQSTPVSTPLISSNQPAKDKFETKSTVWADTLSRGLVNLNISGPKTNPLADIGVDFDAINRKEKRMEKPSTAPVTSTVTMGKAMGSGSGIGRAGAGALRPSSNPMVGSGMGMGMGMGAGAPGASASMGAYGVNQHMGMGMGMNRPMNMGMGMNFGQGVHMQQPTGFPPGSTMPGGYNPMMGNGNYGQQSFGGGYQ, encoded by the exons ATGATTATGGCTGTAATTTGGAAGCGTATCAGTGATACTGGAAAGAATTGGCGGCATGTGTACAAG GCTTTAACTGTTTTGGATTATTTAGTAGCCAATGGGTCTGAGCGTGTCATAGATGAAATAAGGGAACACGTATACCAGATATCT ACGTTAACCAATTTTCAATACATTGACGCTAGTGGAAGAGATCAAGGAAGCAATGTGAGAAAGAAATCTCAGAGTCTTGTTGTTCTTGTAAATGATAAGGAGAGGATCCAAGAAGTCCGCCAAAAGGCAGCTACCAATAGGGACAA ATTCCGCAACACATCAGTGGGTGATGTGCATCAACCTGGTTCGTATTCCAGTTCAGGAGGGTATGGTGACAGATATGAGGAGGATCGTTATGGAGGCAGAGATGAAGAGAGAAATGGCTATGGAAGAGATGAGGATAAATATGGCAGGTATGGTGACTCATACAGCCGTGATGGGGATCACTATGGTAGAGGTTATGATGAACGCAGCCGAGATGGAAACAGGGATGATGATCATCGTGGAAGAAGTCAAAGTGTAGATGATTATAGTTATGACTCAAGAAGTAGGAGCTCTGACAGAGACAGGAATTGTGCTTATGATGATGATGGTCAATATTCTTCTAG AGGAAGTGGTGCAAGGGCTGAGGATCGTCCTCAAGATGGAAG TGTTACTGATATGCGGCTAGAAAGAAGGTTTTCTGAACAAAACCTTGATGCACCTCCCAGTTATGAGGAAGCTATTGGTACATCACGAAGCCCCACACGTAGTGAAAG GAATGGGGAAACACCTTCAGCATCTGCTCCTAAATCTTCTTCTCCTCATTCAATTGGGAGTCCAAACCAAGCAACCACCCCTGCTCCTGCTCCAACTGCTGCTTCATTGCCCACTCCAGTACCAGCTGCTGCTCCACCCGAGAACAAGGATATTGAGAGTTTTGATGAATTTGATCCCCGGGCTTCTTTTTCAG TGGCCGGAGCTCAATCGAATGGTGCCATGCCAACTACTTCCGGTGGCACTGAAGTGAATTTACTTGGCTCCTTGTCTGAGCCATTCTCCTCCAATTCATTAGCCCTTGTATCAGCAACTACAACCACCTCTGAGGTTAATCCTTTTGGGCCTACTAGTTCTGAACCTATGTTTGGCGGAGCATCACCTGCATCTTCTGTCCCTAACCAG ATGTTTGAGGATCCTTTTGGTGATGGTCCGTTCAAAGCTGTACCAACCTCAGATACATTGCAAATTCAGCCGCAGAACATTGCTCCTCCATCTTTCCTTCCCAACTCAAATCAAAGTGCTGAGGTTTTTCTGTCAGTCCCTCAGAGTGCTGAGGTCCCGAGTACAACATATGCAGCACCCAATTACGCTCAGCAGGAGCTGTCCACATCCAACCACGATATTGATATATTGGTTGATATTCTCCCGCCTTCTGCTCCTTCACCTTCTGTGCATCCCTCGAATGACCATGCGATCCCAAGTGCCCAACTTGCGGCACAGACAGGTTTTCCATCTGACAGTTGGCTAGCTGCACAGCCAACAGGTCATGCTGCTTCACTAACAGGTTTTGCAGCTCAGCCTGGTTTACAGTCACCGCAAACAAGTTTTCCCATCCATGGGCAACCTGTATCTCAGATTGGGTTCTCTGGTCAAACGAGCAATTCTCCATCTTTTGGTGGTTATTCAGTTCAACCTGGCCAAACACCACATACAAGTTTTGGGCCGCAAAATGGCCCTTCATCTCTTAATGGCTTCCCATCTGCATCGGGTTCCTTTCCCCACCCTGGAATTCAGGTCACTGCTGGTCACTCTCTGCAGACTACTGCTAACTTTGGAGGCTACAGCACAGGATTGGGATCTACAGGTTCAGTTAGTATGCAAATCGGTCAAACTCCTACTGGATCATCTTTCCTTGCGCAGCCAGCTACGGCATCCGATATACCTTCACAAATGAATCTTCAATATTCACAAAATCAAACAAGTAATTTTTCCGTACCCCCACAGTCTACTCCAGTTTCAACACCTCTCATCAGCAGCAACCAGCCAGCCAAAGACAAATTTGAGACAAAATCTACTGTTTGGGCGGATACGCTGAGCCGTGGATTGGTCAATTTGAACATTTCTGGAC CTAAGACAAATCCTTTAGCTGATATTGGtgtggattttgatgctattaaCCGCAAGGAGAAGAGGATGGAGAAACCTAGTACAGCCCCTGTGACATCAACTGTTACCATGGGCAAAGCAATGGGTTCTGGTTCTGGTATTGGTCGTGCTGGCGCAGGTGCTCTAAGGCCTTCATCAAATCCAATGGTAGGGTCTGGCATGGGCATGGGAATGGGTATGGGTGCTGGTGCTCCTGGAGCGAGTGCGAGCATGGGAGCATATGGAGTAAACCAGCATATGGGCATGGGAATGGGGATGAATAGACCAATGAACATGGGAATGGGCATGAACTTCGGGCAAGGAGTCCACATGCAACAGCCAACTGGATTTCCTCCTGGATCTACCATGCCAGGAGGCTACAATCCCATGATGGGCAACGGTAACTATGGCCAACAATCATTCGGTGGTGGATACCAATGA